The proteins below are encoded in one region of Drosophila santomea strain STO CAGO 1482 chromosome 2R, Prin_Dsan_1.1, whole genome shotgun sequence:
- the LOC120447003 gene encoding mediator of RNA polymerase II transcription subunit 9 → MMDLSPNNQIEDRKPILTADGLVQTSNSPFEPTISQETQTSNGIGGGQCQLTVDQLDIEILPIIYDIVRCVEKDPLENAVKLRESQDCNHKIFELQKRFESAREQIRQLPGIDFNKEEQQQRLELLRNQLKLKQQLIRKYKDTEF, encoded by the exons ATGATGGATTTGTCGCCAAACAACCAGATCGAGGACCGAAAACCCATCCTAACCGCAGACGGCCTGGTCCAGACTTCGAACTCCCCCTTCGAGCCGACCATATCGCAGGAGACGCAAACATCCAACGGAATCGGTGGTGGTCAGTGCCAGCTGACGGTCGACCAGTTGGACATCGAGATTCTGCCGATTATCTACGACATTGTGCGCTG CGTGGAGAAGGATCCGCTGGAGAACGCCGTTAAGCTGCGCGAGTCCCAGGATTGCAACCACAAG ATCTTTGAGCTGCAAAAACGCTTCGAATCGGCGCGCGAGCAAATCCGCCAGCTGCCCGGGATCGATTTCAACAAGGAGGAGCAACAACAGAGACTGGAACTGCTGCGAAATCAGCTTAAGCTCAAGCAGCAGCTGATTCGCAAGTACAAGGACACAGAGTTCTAG
- the LOC120446999 gene encoding nuclear pore complex protein Nup75 produces MSDSNVSAFELGDALATRCGNTLTGVFLPGSRIALSAYRHVTHRSRDAPTETAGQDPVLIYMAQETTLFDEPVLRSVLAEANATFATLQQLGPRATRAEYVNISRAYRSIVRSCLEKLEQAKKSPEVQTDEARLRRFSDAIVVFYAAECLWHLFEILYIQGNQLVVPQLLDWARFHSPQAEDRATDLLLMAEEASESDDYWSIVKSLIMLGEIDVTRAILSQNRKAGQASFKAAELILKSMPVYQEGYALQKFHSQWEYWHVDTERKIQTGLFATEPELEQLLRLVAGNKEQWDAGIKESQDCFEYLPGYLLFTKPTCKPFELRIAAANWLNRWYRLRPEKELCSMNRMICQLMDHDIKLFIYDAQKLNDTHWFSTHLIDLIHHCGQLKGYFDQNNIDLPALRHSMIYEYGSYLMMSHNMWQLGIDYLDCCKQEGQAAIELLLPRITLRSERQATKLINLARQRGLISVEQEICKVLSKQSYDKERYGNALEWAIRSKDVLLVTAVADFILKHYSKTGHMLCPDTIANVGGRMFVSPRLVFLSKYFEFYEFYRSRDFLSASELLVNLLESRITPDYFWPSLLIDSMPLLESKDPKIFAKETVAILHHIETELVPIIERDVSKYGNHHTETVFKDYRVENVDEILNLMRLACARNLARALIIENTLPVV; encoded by the exons ATGAGCGACAGCAATGTTTCCGCCTTC GAGCTTGGCGATGCCCTAGCCACCCGCTGTGGCAACACACTCACCGGCGTCTTTTTGCCGGGCTCACGAATCGCACTCAGCGCCTACCGGCATGTGACGCACAGATCGCGGGATGCTCCCACGGAGACGGCTGGCCAGGATCCGGTGCTCATCTACATGGCGCAGGAGACGACACTGTTCGACGAGCCCGTGCTACGCAGCGTCCTTGCCGAGGCAAATGCCACATTCGCCACGCTGCAACAGTTGGGTCCGCGAGCCACACGTGCCGAGTATGTGAATATATCCCGGGCATACCGGAGCATCGTGCGCTCGTGCCTGGAGAAGCTGGAGCAGGCCAAGAAGTCGCCGGAGGTGCAGACAGATGAAGCGCGTCTGCGACGCTTCAGTGATGCCATCGTTGTATTCTATGCAGCGGAATGCCTGTGGCATCTCTTCGAGATTCTGTACATTCAGGGCAATCAGCTGGTGGTGCCCCAACTGCTCGACTGGGCGCGCTTCCACTCGCCGCAAGCAGAAGACAGAGCCACGGATCTGCTGCTTATGGCCGAGGAGGCCAGCGAGTCCGACGACTATTGGAGCATTGTCAAATCACTCATTATGCTGGGCGAAATCGATGTCACGAGAGCTATTCTCTCACAGAATCGCAAGGCTGGACAAGCAAGCTTCAAGGCTGCCGAACTGATCCTCAAGTCCATGCCAGTGTATCAAGAGGGCTATGCCCTGCAGAAGTTTCACTCCCAGTGGGAGTACTGGCACGTCGATACGGAACGGAAGATCCAGACCGGCTTGTTTGCCACGGAGCCAGAGCTGGAGCAGCTACTTCGTCTGGTCGCCGGCAACAAGGAGCAGTGGGATGCCGGCATCAAAGAGTCGCAGGATTGCTTTGAATACCTGCCAGGATACCTGCTCTTCACCAAGCCCACCTGCAAACCCTTTGAGCTGAGAATAGCCGCAGCCAACTGGCTAAACCGATGGTATCGTCTCCGGCCGGAAAAAGAGCTCTGCAGCATGAACCGCATGATTTGTCAGCTCATGGATCACGATATAAAGCTCTTCATATACGATGCTCAAAAACTGAACGACACCCACTGGTTCTCCACGCATTTGATCGATCTAATCCATCATTGTGGTCAGCTGAAGGGCTATTTCGATCAAAACAACAT TGATCTGCCGGCCCTGCGTCACTCGATGATCTATGAGTACGGCAGCTATCTGATGATGTCGCACAACATGTGGCAATTGGGCATCGACTATCTGGACTGCTGCAAGCAGGAGGGTCAGGCGGCCATCGAGCTGCTTTTGCCCCGCATCACTTTGCGCAGCGAGCGGCAGGCCACCAAGCTGATTAACCTGGCCAGGCAGCGCGGACTTATCAGCGTGGAACAGGAGATCTGCAAGGTGCTGTCCAAGCAATCCTACGACAAGGAGCGTTATGGCAACGCCCTGGAATGGGCCATTCGCTCCAAGGACGTGCTGCTTGTGACGGCGGTAGCAGACTTCATTTTGAAG CATTACTCAAAGACGGGACACATGCTCTGCCCGGACACCATTGCCAATGTGGGAGGCCGAATGTTTGTCTCGCCGCGTTTGGTGTTCCTCTCCAAGTACTTCGAGTTCTATGAGTTCTACCGCAGCCGCGATTTTCTCTCCGCCTCTGAGCTTCTGGTGAATCTATTGGAATCCAGAATTACGCCAGACTA CTTTTGGCCCTCGTTGCTCATTGATTCCATGCCACTGCTAGAGTCCAAGGATCCAAAAATCTTCGCCAAGGAAACGGTGGCCATTCTGCATCATATTGAAACCGAACTGGTCCCCATCATCGAACGCGACGTGTCCAAATATGGAAAC CACCACACAGAAACCGTGTTCAAGGACTATCGGGTGGAGAACGTCGACGAGATCCTGAACCTCATGCGCCTGGCCTGCGCACGCAATTTGGCCCGAGCATTGATCATTGAGAACACGTTGCCGGTGGTGTGA
- the LOC120447001 gene encoding CTTNBP2 N-terminal-like protein isoform X1, with protein sequence MEQNSNSSVAETFADGAAPDAEYGNENCPGSGMSVGDTVSANHEFQTMKPGPGVVHKVMPVANSASSANTTNGRTRSEMPHSELVKMLYYLEGELQARDVCIAALRNERVKQLIAQLRTKRLQPNDPYAAIFRDKIALNGNLISRESSTQAAQAEMEVRQIIEQQMEQQYQMVSKQRATHVRMVNILTESLENNQRMLQELEEEKRKHENTTAQGDDITYGLELERTKLKQDLEEERAQVAKMEKDLKKLQETLEYERNRQKQIVLLLIAERKKILMKYIEEGKRSEDLAQILAEEKQRSDTIAEGLEEESKKSLRMEEELEKQTHAMEQERKVLFAKLAKEELRVKELEQELNALRSEHEALKKQQQLGGSGSSVAAAKARQFSDDACATPPMVNIAKIVQPTATVSSMPVSGPQTGIARSIAPGQNIRSAGIATAPTGTATAAIAPLAAVLNHTTNTTTTTTTTTNNTTSSSNLSGSVSAAAAASAAASVETAATVTVPMVAPPSPSPAKMQPTATIQRAPGGKYAALAAAAALDQNTPPHPHPVPIAVPPVTVPPAGARGAPPPIPTKPIVPPKREPSLSRLGSITGSSAIAAATAATTAAGTAKQN encoded by the exons ATGGAGCAGAACTCAAACAGCAGCGTCGCGGAGACGTTTGCGGACGGAGCAGCGCCGGACGCGGAGTACGGCAATGAGAACTGCCCCGGATCCGGAATGTCGGTGGGCGACACCGTGAGCGCCAATCACGAGTTCCAGACCATGAAACCGGGTCCCGGTGTCGTGCACAAAGTGATGCCGGTGGCCAACAGCGCCAGCAGTGCCAACACAACCAATGGTCGCACGCGCTCCGAGATGCCGCACAGCGAGCTGGTGAAGATGCTGTACTACCTGGAGGGCGAGCTGCAGGCACGGGATGTGTGCATAGCTGCGCTGCGGAACGAGCGGGTGAAGCAGCTCATCGCCCAGCTGCGCACCAAGCGACTGCAGCCCAACGATCCGTATGCGGCCATATTTCGGGACAAGATCGCCCTCAATGGTAATCTCATATCGAGGGAATCGTCCACACAGGCGGCGCAGGCCGAGATGGAGGTGCGCCAGATCATTGAGCAGCAAATGGAGCAGCAGTATCAGATGGTTAGCAAGCAGAGGGCCACGCACGTGCGTATGGTCAACATATTGACCGAATCGCTGGAGAACAATCAGCGCATGCTGCAGGAACTGGAGGAGGAGAAACGCAAGCATGAGAACACCACGGCCCAGGGCGACGACATCACCTACGGCTTGGAATTGGAGCGCACCAAGCTGAAGCAGGATCTCGAGGAGGAGCGCGCTCAGGTGGCCAAAATGGAGAAGGATCTGAAGAAGCTGCAGGAGACGCTTGAGTACGAGCGCAATCGACAGAAGCAGatcgtgctgctgctgattgcGGAGCGCAAAAAGATCCTAATGAAGTACATTGAAGAAG GAAAACGCTCCGAGGATCTGGCCCAAATCCTGGCCGAGGAGAAGCAGCGCTCGGACACCATTGCCGAGGGTCTCGAGGAGGAGAGCAAAAAGTCGCTGCGCATGGAGGAGGAACTGGAGAAGCAAACGCATGCCATGGAGCAGGAGCGGAAAGTGCTGTTCGCCAAACTAGCCAAGGAGGAACTCCG GGTCAAAGAGCTGGAGCAGGAACTCAACGCCCTGCGGAGCGAGCATGAGGCTCtgaaaaagcagcagcaactgggTGGCAGCGGCTCATCCGTGGCCGCCGCCAAGGCGCGACAGTTCAGCG ACGACGcctgtgccacgccccccatgGTGAACATCGCCAAGATCGTGCAGCCAACAGCCACGGTTAGCAGCATGCCGGTTTCGGGACCACAGACCGGCATCGCTCGCTCCATTGCGCCGGGCCAGAACATCCGGAGCGCTGGAATCGCAACGGCGCCCACGGGCACGGCCACAGCAGCAATAGCACCACTAGCTGCCGTGCTCAACCACACTACCAacaccacaaccaccaccaccacaaccacgaacaacaccaccagcagcagcaacttgaGCGGCAGCgtttcagcagcagcagcagcatcagcagctgcaTCAGTGGAGACGGCAGCTACAGTCACCGTGCCCATGGTGGCGCCACCCTCACCCTCGCCGGCGAAGATGCAGCCGACAGCCACCATCCAGCGGGCGCCCGGCGGCAAGTATGCCGCACTGGCTGCGGCAGCTGCCCTCGACCAGAACACACCGCCGCATCCTCATCCCGTTCCCATCGCCGTGCCACCGGTCACGGTGCCACCAGCGGGAGCCCGCGGCGCACCGCCACCCATACCAACCAAGCCGATCGTGCCCCCCAAGCGGGAGCCATCGCTCTCCCGGCTGGGCTCGATCACGGGCAGTAGTGCCATAGCGGCTGCCACCGCAGCCACCACGGCCGCGGGTACGGCGAAGCAGAATTAG
- the LOC120447001 gene encoding CTTNBP2 N-terminal-like protein isoform X2 encodes MEQNSNSSVAETFADGAAPDAEYGNENCPGSGMSVGDTVSANHEFQTMKPGPGVVHKVMPVANSASSANTTNGRTRSEMPHSELVKMLYYLEGELQARDVCIAALRNERVKQLIAQLRTKRLQPNDPYAAIFRDKIALNGNLISRESSTQAAQAEMEVRQIIEQQMEQQYQMVSKQRATHVRMVNILTESLENNQRMLQELEEEKRKHENTTAQGDDITYGLELERTKLKQDLEEERAQVAKMEKDLKKLQETLEYERNRQKQIVLLLIAERKKILMKYIEEGKRSEDLAQILAEEKQRSDTIAEGLEEESKKSLRMEEELEKQTHAMEQERKVLFAKLAKEELRVKELEQELNALRSEHEALKKQQQLGGSGSSVAAAKARQFSAEIFC; translated from the exons ATGGAGCAGAACTCAAACAGCAGCGTCGCGGAGACGTTTGCGGACGGAGCAGCGCCGGACGCGGAGTACGGCAATGAGAACTGCCCCGGATCCGGAATGTCGGTGGGCGACACCGTGAGCGCCAATCACGAGTTCCAGACCATGAAACCGGGTCCCGGTGTCGTGCACAAAGTGATGCCGGTGGCCAACAGCGCCAGCAGTGCCAACACAACCAATGGTCGCACGCGCTCCGAGATGCCGCACAGCGAGCTGGTGAAGATGCTGTACTACCTGGAGGGCGAGCTGCAGGCACGGGATGTGTGCATAGCTGCGCTGCGGAACGAGCGGGTGAAGCAGCTCATCGCCCAGCTGCGCACCAAGCGACTGCAGCCCAACGATCCGTATGCGGCCATATTTCGGGACAAGATCGCCCTCAATGGTAATCTCATATCGAGGGAATCGTCCACACAGGCGGCGCAGGCCGAGATGGAGGTGCGCCAGATCATTGAGCAGCAAATGGAGCAGCAGTATCAGATGGTTAGCAAGCAGAGGGCCACGCACGTGCGTATGGTCAACATATTGACCGAATCGCTGGAGAACAATCAGCGCATGCTGCAGGAACTGGAGGAGGAGAAACGCAAGCATGAGAACACCACGGCCCAGGGCGACGACATCACCTACGGCTTGGAATTGGAGCGCACCAAGCTGAAGCAGGATCTCGAGGAGGAGCGCGCTCAGGTGGCCAAAATGGAGAAGGATCTGAAGAAGCTGCAGGAGACGCTTGAGTACGAGCGCAATCGACAGAAGCAGatcgtgctgctgctgattgcGGAGCGCAAAAAGATCCTAATGAAGTACATTGAAGAAG GAAAACGCTCCGAGGATCTGGCCCAAATCCTGGCCGAGGAGAAGCAGCGCTCGGACACCATTGCCGAGGGTCTCGAGGAGGAGAGCAAAAAGTCGCTGCGCATGGAGGAGGAACTGGAGAAGCAAACGCATGCCATGGAGCAGGAGCGGAAAGTGCTGTTCGCCAAACTAGCCAAGGAGGAACTCCG GGTCAAAGAGCTGGAGCAGGAACTCAACGCCCTGCGGAGCGAGCATGAGGCTCtgaaaaagcagcagcaactgggTGGCAGCGGCTCATCCGTGGCCGCCGCCAAGGCGCGACAGTTCAGCG CCGAAATCTTTTGTTAG
- the LOC120444351 gene encoding nitric oxide-associated protein 1 codes for MFKTTRLYKIINKNVLITCSRLQNTVAEAGQSLRQRSWLLARERYKDHEHVHYSSVLEAKIKTSFSIPEAHQHLPEDWMDDYEFYQGAEEGTNRQGTPDPSLPASKVPCNGCGANLHCSNASLPGYIPSEIFRGRTQEELQTITCKRCYFLNHYNIALDVEVAPSTYVDTISRIQDKFALAIVLVDLLDFPCSIWPGMQNILGPKRPVFLVGNKVDLLPRDSNVYLQHIKDSLQREFIKHGGGDGLNIKNVSLISAKTGYGIEELITQLHKTWAYKGDVYLLGCTNVGKSSLFNILLNSDYCRPEASDLVRKATTCPWPGTTLKLLRFPILRPSNDRVYQRFKRLLAERSEKAAMEKERRAVARTTGSAAAAQPVARVGRTFDRRQDVNDAFSMAGGSRPITTLNDRSKEYKEARWVYDTPGVMQPDQISPLLTAEELVKLQPTSMIRPRAFRLRPQMSILLGGLARLDLLEITSARKQFDWLKVFVFAPVQLPILIADTQAAESVYNRYLGSPFLGVPFASEDLEDRLRRWPGLQCRDEDIVLASAERNEGRLNCDVTLSSAGWMGFLLPGHSECRLRAWTPQAAGIYKREPALVPLADRLVGKHIRYSLAYNTTKPFVFKK; via the coding sequence atgtttaaaaccacacgtttatataaaattataaataaaaatgtgctTATCACATGTTCAAGACTGCAGAATACGGTCGCCGAAGCGGGACAGAGCTTGCGGCAGCGGTCGTGGCTGCTCGCCAGGGAGCGGTACAAGGATCATGAGCACGTTCATTACAGCTCCGTTTTGgaagccaaaataaaaacctcTTTCTCGATTCCTGAGGCACATCAGCATTTACCCGAAGACTGGATGGATGACTACGAGTTTTATCAGGGCGCCGAGGAGGGGACGAATAGGCAGGGCACTCCGGACCCCTCGCTGCCTGCCTCAAAGGTTCCATGCAACGGCTGCGGCGCAAACCTGCACTGCTCAAATGCCTCTCTGCCCGGCTATATACCAAGTGAGATATTCAGGGGAAGGACGCAAGAGGAACTCCAGACTATCACCTGCAAGCGTTGTTACTTTCTGAATCACTACAACATCGCCCTGGATGTGGAGGTGGCGCCATCGACCTATGTGGACACCATATCCCGCATTCAGGACAAATTTGCACTGGCTATTGTGCTGGTGGACCTGCTAGATTTTCCCTGCTCCATTTGGCCGGGCATGCAAAATATATTGGGCCCAAAACGACCCGTCTTCCTGGTGGGCAACAAGGTAGATCTTCTGCCGCGGGACTCCAACGTCTATCTGCAGCACATTAAGGATTCTCTGCAGCGCGAGTTCATCAAGCATGGTGGTGGCGATGGGCTGAATATCAAGAACGTCAGTTTGATATCGGCCAAAACGGGTTATGGCATCGAGGAGCTAATAACGCAGCTTCACAAAACGTGGGCCTACAAGGGCGATGTCTATCTGCTGGGCTGCACCAATGTGGGCAAGAGCTCGCTGTTCAACATCCTGCTCAACTCGGACTACTGCCGCCCGGAGGCCAGTGACCTGGTGCGCAAGGCCACCACCTGCCCCTGGCCGGGAACCACACTCAAACTGCTGCGCTTTCCGATCTTACGTCCATCGAATGATCGAGTCTACCAGCGCTTTAAAAGATTGCTTGCGGAGCGCAGCGAGAAGGCGGCGATGGAAAAGGAGCGTCGCGCAGTGGCAAGAACGACGGGatcagctgcagctgctcaacCAGTGGCTCGGGTGGGACGCACCTTCGATCGGCGCCAGGATGTCAATGATGCCTTCTCCATGGCCGGTGGCTCACGGCCGATTACAACGCTAAACGATCGGAGCAAGGAGTACAAGGAAGCGCGTTGGGTCTACGACACACCGGGCGTGATGCAGCCCGACCAAATATCGCCCCTACTCACCGCCGAGGAGCTGGTAAAACTGCAGCCCACCTCCATGATCCGACCCCGCGCCTTTCGGCTGCGGCCCCAGATGAGCATCCTGCTGGGAGGACTGGCCAGATTGGATCTGCTGGAAATTACAAGCGCAAGGAAACAGTTCGACTGGCTAAAGGTGTTTGTATTTGCTCCAGTGCAACTTCCCATCCTGATAGCAGACACCCAGGCGGCTGAGAGCGTGTACAACAGATACCTGGGATCACCATTCCTGGGTGTTCCCTTCGCCAGTGAGGACTTGGAGGACCGCCTGCGACGCTGGCCAGGATTGCAGTGCAGGGACGAGGATATTGTGCTGGCAAGTGCAGAAAGGAACGAGGGAAGGCTTAACTGTGATGTTACACTCAGCTCGGCGGGTTGGATGGGATTCCTCCTTCCGGGCCACTCGGAGTGCCGTCTGCGTGCCTGGACACCACAGGCAGCGGGGATTTACAAACGTGAACCCGCTTTAGTGCCCCTGGCCGATCGGTTGGTGGGCAAGCACATAAGGTATTCCCTGGCCTACAACACCACGAAgccttttgttttcaaaaaataa
- the LOC120444353 gene encoding longitudinals lacking protein-like, giving the protein MMSSDQQFFLKWNDFQTNMVTSFRHLRDEKSFTDVTLACEGQTCKAHKMVLSACSPYFKALLEENPSKHPIIILKDVSYIHLQAILEFMYAGEVNVSQEQLPAFLKTADRLKVKGLAETPSSIKREG; this is encoded by the exons ATGATGTCGTCGGATCAACAGTTCTTTCTGAAATGGAACGATTTTCAAACGAATATGGTGACCTCGTTCCGTCACCTGCGCGACGAGAAGAGCTTCACAGAT GTAACACTCGCCTGCGAGGGCCAAACCTGCAAAGCCCACAAAATGGTGCTTTCCGCTTGCAGTCCCTACTTTAAAGCGCTACTGGAG GAGAACCCATCGAAGCACCCGATTATCATCCTGAAAGATGTCTCCTACATTCACCTACAGGCTATACTGGAGTTCATGTACGCCGGTGAGGTGAACGTGTCCCAGGAACAATTGCCAGCATTTCTTAAGACCGCCGATCGCCTCAAAGTGAAAGGCCTGGCAGAGACACCCAGTTCAATAAAGCGGGAAGGTTGA